In Streptomyces sp. RFCAC02, the following proteins share a genomic window:
- a CDS encoding UbiX family flavin prenyltransferase — MDARHSPPAGGPDRTRRPWIVGVSGASGTPYAAAALRALLDAGEAVDLVVSRAARLTLLDETGAPFRDAHWRADLRAWLARGADGKPETFPVTEDGLADVRYWPAGDLAAGPSSGSYPARGMLIVPASVAAVAGVSLGLSKDLLQRAAAVTLKERRPLVVAVRETPLNGPTLRQLADLDAAGAVVLPASPAFYAGAAHIQDLVDFVAGRALDAVGVPHGLYRRWGGALGGGRA, encoded by the coding sequence ATGGACGCCAGGCACTCGCCGCCCGCGGGCGGCCCCGACCGGACGCGCCGCCCCTGGATCGTGGGGGTGTCCGGCGCGTCGGGCACCCCGTACGCGGCCGCCGCGCTGCGGGCGCTGCTCGACGCCGGGGAGGCGGTGGACCTGGTGGTGAGCCGGGCGGCCCGGCTGACCCTGCTGGACGAGACGGGCGCCCCGTTCCGCGACGCGCACTGGCGCGCCGACCTCAGGGCGTGGCTGGCGCGGGGTGCCGACGGCAAGCCGGAGACGTTCCCGGTGACCGAGGACGGGCTCGCCGACGTGCGGTACTGGCCGGCCGGTGACCTGGCGGCCGGGCCGTCGTCCGGGTCCTACCCGGCGCGCGGGATGCTGATCGTCCCGGCGTCCGTCGCCGCGGTCGCCGGGGTGTCGCTCGGGCTGTCGAAGGACCTGCTGCAGCGGGCGGCGGCGGTGACGCTGAAGGAACGGCGCCCGCTCGTCGTGGCGGTGCGCGAGACCCCGCTGAACGGGCCGACGCTGCGGCAGCTCGCCGACCTGGACGCGGCCGGCGCGGTCGTGCTGCCCGCGTCACCGGCGTTCTACGCGGGGGCCGCGCACATCCAGGACCTGGTGGACTTCGTGGCGGGCCGGGCACTGGACGCGGTGGGGGTGCCGCACGGGCTGTACCGCAGGTGGGGCGGCGCCCTGGGCGGCGGGCGCGCCTGA
- a CDS encoding Lrp/AsnC family transcriptional regulator produces the protein MDAVDRQLIQALRENGRASYAELGRLVGLSGPSVTDRINRLEAAGVLTGYRATVDARSLGLGVTALIGIQLTDSVDHEDVADRLREFGEIEDCWFIAGDDSFMLKVRAGDVDGLERTVRRLSGTKGVSRTRTTVVLSTKWENRVGELPGAERA, from the coding sequence ATGGACGCGGTGGACAGACAGCTGATCCAGGCCCTCCGGGAGAACGGCCGCGCCTCGTACGCCGAGCTGGGCCGGCTCGTCGGCCTGTCCGGGCCGAGCGTCACCGACCGCATCAACCGCCTGGAGGCCGCCGGCGTCCTCACCGGTTACCGGGCCACCGTGGATGCGCGGTCGCTCGGCCTCGGGGTGACCGCGCTGATCGGCATCCAGCTCACGGACTCGGTGGACCACGAGGACGTGGCGGACCGGCTGCGGGAGTTCGGCGAGATCGAGGACTGCTGGTTCATCGCCGGGGACGACTCGTTCATGCTCAAGGTGCGCGCGGGCGACGTGGACGGCCTCGAACGCACGGTCCGCCGCCTGTCGGGCACCAAGGGCGTGTCGCGCACCCGGACGACCGTCGTGCTGTCCACGAAGTGGGAGAACCGGGTCGGCGAGCTTCCCGGCGCCGAGCGGGCGTAG